A genomic stretch from Homalodisca vitripennis isolate AUS2020 unplaced genomic scaffold, UT_GWSS_2.1 ScUCBcl_1328;HRSCAF=4801, whole genome shotgun sequence includes:
- the LOC124371371 gene encoding uncharacterized protein LOC124371371, protein MILLVKLPVNCLLFADDLKIYTRVHSTFDQQVLQRSLTRIETWCAANVMELNVSKCEVVSFSRSRFPYIFDYRINGLLLRRVNSVKNLGVVFTSTLDPLEHIDGVVSRAYSLLGFIMRSTRSFRSPQSLLILYKTLVRPSLSMVR, encoded by the coding sequence ATGATATTACTTGTGAAACTTCCGGTCAATTGTCTGCTGTTTGCTGACGATCTAAAGATTTACACCAGGGTTCACTCTACGTTCGATCAGCAAGTTCTCCAGCGGTCCCTCACTAGGATCGAGACGTGGTGTGCTGCCAATGTTATGGAGCTGAATGTCTCCAAGTGCGAAGTGGTGTCTTTTTCTCGTAGTCGATTTCCATATATCTTTGACTACCGCATCAATGGATTGTTGCTGAGAAGAGTGAACAGTGTTAAGAACCTTGGAGTTGTTTTCACCTCTACACTTGACCCTTTGGAGCATATTGATGGTGTTGTATCAAGAGCTTACTCCCTCTTGGGATTCATCATGAGATCGACTAGGAGCTTCAGGTCACCCCAGTCGCTCCTGATCCTCTACAAGACTCTCGTTCGCCCTTCCTTGAGTATGGTTCGGTGA